Genomic window (Victivallis lenta):
GCAGCGCCTCGTCGGTCATGCCCGAGAAGAATTCGCCGCGGCTGAAATCGAGCGTGCCGTCCTGCATGGCACGCGCCATCTCCCGGAATTTCCGCTCCACCAGAAGCGGGTTCGGCGCATCATCGCGGAGCGCTTCCGCAATGCGCGCCGTTTCACGGCTGCTCATGCTCGCCTGCGACGGCGCGTTTTCCGGCGGGACGACCTCCTCCATGCCGTTCCGGCATCCGGCAATCACTCCGGCGGCAAAGACGGCAAGCGCGATCCGGCCGATTCCGTTTCTTCTCATTTTCCCTGCTCCTTCTGCACCGGCAGAATGCCTTCGGCGATTTTTTTCATATCCTGCACGATCGTTCCGGCCAGAATGCCGGTACGCCGCACGTCGACGACTTCAAGCATGCGGCCCGGAAAATATTCCTCTCTGATCCGATCCACAAATGCTTTCTTCTCATAATTCCTGAGCTTCAATCTCTCATACGCATCGGCGGCGGTCAGGTAGTGCTCCGCATTCTGGTGCTTCCAGACGAATACGCCGTCCACGCTGTTCATGGCGATATACTCCTCCCAATGCCTGAACTCCGGCGTTCCCGGAATCAGGTCCAGAAGCTCGACCTTCAGCGGCTTCACATTGTCGGTCAGCAGCACATGCAGCTTGCCGCCCTTCCGCTCGTAGGCCGGAACCGTGATCTTCACGAGATACGGGCGGCTCTCGCGGATCAGCTCGAACGTGTGTTCGACCGGAGTCAGCTTGCCGTACAGCTTTTCGACATCGGCCAGCAACGTGGAAAATTCGCCGAGCGGACCGTATTCAATGCGTACGCCGAAGAGCTCGCAGCTCCCGTATTTGCAGAAACGGTCGGCCGGGATCGGCTTCATGCCGGGCTTTCCGAACAGGAACACCCCTTCGCCATCCTGAATCGAGGTCCGGCTGGCCAGCACCGGGAACGGCCGCGAAAGCGAATCGTACTCGCGCGAGACCTTCATGGAGGAACCGAACAGGGCGAAGTCGTAAAACGACCGGCCGGCCGTAATCCCGCCGTAGAGCTCCGGCTTGCCGAAGAACATCGGAACGATCAGCTCCGGCACCGTCGAAAGGAACTCCGGGAAATCCGGCAGGCGGCGCGCCGTTTCGATCAGTTTCGGCAGCTCGTCGACGTCGAGCCGGTCGCAGGTGCCCAGCAGCGCGGCGAATTCGGGACGAAGTCCGGAAACTTCGGTCGGGGCCGGCGGTTTGCCGGCCAGCGGCGGCAGCAGGTAGAACTCATCGCTCAACCGGTCCATCGACTCGAGCACCTTCGGGTCCGACAGGTCGAAGCAGTCGGCCGACTCCCGGAAAATGCGCGTAAAACGCTTCTCGACCGCCGCGAGCTCCTCCCGGCGGTCGGCCAGCTTCAGCATGGCGCGGAGCTTCCCGCCCTCGTCGAGCAGCTTCGCCGCGAATTTCCGGCGCTCTTCGCAGGCCGGATCGGCCAGCAGGACGCCGTAGGCCGCCACAGCCAGCTCCGCCCGGCCGGGCGGAGGGTCGGGCAGCAGAAGTTCGCCGAGCAGCTGCGCCGCCTCAAGGTCGCCCTTGCCGAGCGCGGCCTTCTCCCACCAGCCGAGCGCGGCATCGCGGTCACGCTGCACGCCGAAACCGTCAAGATGGAATTTGCCGAGTTCGACCATCGCCTTCGGATAACCGTTCTCCGCCGCGCGCGTCATCCAGAGAACAGAGAGCGCCGGGTCTCCGGAACGATAATATTCGGCCAGCTCATACTGGGCGGCCGGCTCCCCGTTCTCTGCCGCGCTCCGCATGCGGTCGAACGAAGAGCATCCGGACAGGGCCAGCAATCCGGCAACGGCCGGAATCAGTAAAAAACGTTTCAAAATCCGCCTCTCTCTCATAATCCGGTGGAGATTCCCCACTTTTCCTCAACCTTCGGCCGTTCACTCTTCGGTCCGGCGACCGGAGACGTCAGCGACTTCGCCTTTTTTTCGCTTTCCGCGACCGGGTCTTTGACGCCGGACTTCGGGATCGGCGGCAGCGGCGTGAATTTCCCGCCCGCGACCTTGCCGAGCAGAATGTCCACCGGCTCATCCGAATACTGCACCCGGCGCAGCTCTCTGCCGTCGGCGTCCGCCAGAAGAATCAGCCCGTAGCGGTTGTGGAGATCGTACACCTTGATGATCTCGTCCTGGTTGTTCTTCAGCCGTGCGCTCTCCTGAACGCCCTGCCGGATATCGACCAGCACCGGGATGTAGGTGTCCGCCGCGCTCCGGAACTGCGTGCTCGGAAAAATCCGGTTGATCAGGTAGTCGCTCGGATCGTGCTTCGCCCCCGAATTGATATAGACGACCATGACCAGCCGGCCGTGCCGCGCGGCGATCCGTCTGGCCGCATTCAGGTTCGTATTCCAGACGATGCCGTAACGTTCCTCCTCATATTTCGCGCCGAACCGTTCCCGGACATACTCCCAGTTGAAATAACACCACGCCGCCCCGTAAAGGACGACGACCAGCAGCGCGAATTTGATCAGACGCCCCGCAAGAAGCCGGGCGGAATTCTGAACACTCATGGCTTTTCCCCTCCCTGATTGACCGTATTGCCGGATGATCCCTCCTCCGGCTCCGAAAGTCTGCGCAGCAGCTCCCCGGCCGGTTCGCCCTGGTACGGGATGCGCCGCAACTGCTTCCCGGCGGCGTCGATGAGCAGCAAAGTGCCGCTGTCCCGCTCGCCGAGGTTGTAAATTCTGGAAATCTCCTCGCGGTTCCGGCGGATTCGCGCCGGCTCCCGCGGCGTCCGGGCCGCCAGCAGAAGCACGTAATTCCCGGATTCGCGCCGGAACTCTTCCGTGTCCAGGACCCGCAAGGCAAGCAGACCGGCCGCATGCGGATGGCTCTTCCGCTGCAAATCCAGATGGACGAGCAGGATTTCCCGGCCGCTTTCAGCGGCCTGACGCCGCGCCGTGTTGAGGCTGGTGTTCCAGACGATGCCGTACACCTCAGCCCGCTCCTTCGCCTCGAAATGCTCCCGGATGCGCCCCCGTTCCAGGTACAGCCAGACTCCTCCGGCAACGGCAGTCAGCACCAGAACCGCCCGGATCGCGCCGGCCCACGCCCGATTCGCCGCATTCGCTTTATCCATGGAACTTTGCACCTCCCCCCTTATTTCAGAGACGCTCCCACGCGAGACGCGCCTTCCAGGCCCGGTCGGACGCAAGCTCGCGCGATTTCGACTCCGAGATCAGCCGCAGAATCGGCTCCGTCGACGAAAGGCGCAAACTCAGAAAACCGTCCGGCCAGTCGAAACGCAGCCCGTCCGTCTCCGAAACGGCCGCCTCGTCGCCGAATTCATGCATCATCTGCCGCAGCATCGTATATGCGTGCGGAGAATTCGACGGGATCGTCTGCTTGACCATCTCGTAGCGCGGCAGCTTTTCCAGCTGGCGCCCGAGCGGACCGCGCACGGCGATCGCCTCCAGCAGCAGCCCGGCCATCAGGAAGCCGTCGAAGCCGCGCAGCGCGGAAGTCGTGAAGCCGCCGCTCCCCTCCCCCGCCAGCGCCGCGCCGGTCGAACGCGCAAGATCCACCACCCACGCCTGGCCGACCCGCGACTTCTCGAGAATCGCGCCGTGGCCGGAGGCCACATCGTCGAGGGTCCGCGTCGTGCAGACGTTCGTCACGACACGCACACCCTTCGGAAGTTTGCCGAGCACGTAGTCCGCCACCAGCGGATAACTCATCTCCTCGCTCAGAGGTTCGCCCGCGTCGGTCACGATTCCCATGCGCGACAGGTCGCTGTTGAAAACGACTCCGGCCGCCGCGCCGAGCGGCCCGACGATGGTCCGGATCGGAGAACCGCTGCGCGGCCTCGGCTCCGGCTCGCGCGGAATCGTGCCGCACGGCGTATCGTTCAGGGCGATCAGCTTCACGCCGAGCAGCGACGCGAAACGCTTTGCGTAAGCGGCTCCCGCGCCGTTGCAGAAGTCCGCCAGCAGCGTGAGCTTCGCCGCGCGGATCGCCGCGAGGTCGAGATTCCGTTCGAGGAACGCCCAGTATTCCTCGAGCTCCGCGGCGTCGAGCATCCGCGCCGGGCGGACCCGGCCGGCCGGAACCGTGATGAAACGTTTGCCGAGATAAAGATCGAAAAGCTCCCGCTGCCGCAGGTGGTCGAAATACGAACCGTCGGCGGCGAGCGGAATAAGGGCGTTCATCCCGGCCGCCTGATGGCCTCCCGTAATCAGGATGCCGCCGGAATAACCGCCGGCCGGAATCAGGCGGTGCATGAGTCCGGCGGTCAGGATGCCGCCGTCGACGACCTCGCAGCCGCCGCCCGCAAGCGCGGCCGAGACCGCGCTCTTCAGCATGGCGGACGAAGTGCGCGGGTCGCTGCCGACCAGCACGGCGCCCTCCCCGGCGAAAGTGGCAAAAGCGGATGCGAAATCGCTCGCCGCCCCCGGCGTCAGCCCGGTGCCGACCACGCCGCGCATGCCGGAGGCGCCGAGGGTCAGCAGCCGGGTATTGAGTTCCTGCATGATGACGCTCTCCTCACATATGGTTTCGCCAGTTAACATAGCATGCCGGAAGCGCTTTTCCAAATGGCCGCCCCGAAAAACCCTTCGCGCCGGCCCGCGCGCCGATGCGCCCGCCTGCCGAAAAATCGAAAATTTCTGCGGAGCGGGGGTGAAAAATCGCAATCCGCGGTGTATATTACGAAAATTCCCGTTTCATAGAAAGCAACCTCGCAAGGAGAACCAACATGAGTTGTCCGTATCAGTGCTCGCATGAAGTCGAGCAGATGTGCCGCGTCGCCAAAGGCGTCAAACACGGCCCGGCCCCGATTCCGGAAGAGGGTAAGTGGGTCAAATCCAAGCAGATCTCCGATGTTTCCGGCCTCACTCACGGGGTGGGCTGGTGCGCGCCGCAGCAGGGCGCCTGCAAGCTGACGCTGAACGTCAAGGACGGCGTGATCCAGGAAGCCCTGGTCGAAACGCTCGGCTGCTCCGGCATGACCCACTCCGCGGCGATGGCTTCGGAGATTCTCCCGGGCAAGACCATTCTCGAAGCGCTGAATTCCGACCTCGTCTGCGACGCGATCAACGTCGCGATGCGCGAGCTCTTCAAACAGATCGTCTACGGTCGCACCCAGACCGCGTTCAGCGAGGGGGGGCTCCCGATCGGCGCCGGTCTCGAAGACCTCGGCAAAGGGCTGCGTTCGCAGGTCGGCACGATGTTTTCGACCCTCGAAAAAGGGCCGCGTTACCTCGAAATGGCCGAGGGCTACGTCCTCGAGCTCGGCCTTGACGAGAACAGCGAGATCATCGGTTACAAGTTCGTCCATCTCGGCAAGATGATGGAGGCGATCCGCAAGGGCGTCGAGCCCGCCGAGGCCTACAAGGCCAACGTGAAGAGCTACGGCCGCTTCGACGAAGCCGTCAAAAAGATCGACCCGCGCAAAGAATAAGGAGTTCATGACAATGAGCGTGAAATTTGAAGGATATGAGCGCCGGATCGCAAAAATCGAAAAGGCGTTGAAGGAATACGGCATCGAATCGCTCGAGGCCGCCCGCGACCTCTGCCTCTCCAAGGGCGTCGATGTGGACAAGATCGTCCGCGGCGTCCAGCCGATCGCGTTCGAAAACGCGGTCTGGGCCTACACCCTCGGCGCGGCCATCGCCCTCAAGAAGGGTTCGAAGAACGCGGCCGAAGCGGCCGAAAACATCGGTCTCGGGCTGCAGGCGTTCTGCATTCCGGGTTCGGTGGCGGATTCGCGCCAGGTCGGCATCGGCCACGGCAACCTCGCCGCGATGCTGCTGCGCGAAGAGACGAAGTGCTTCTGCTTCCTCGCCGGCCACGAGTCGTTCGCGGCGGCGGAGGGGGCGATCGGCATCGCCAAGACCGCCAACAAGGTCCGCAAGGAGCCGCTCCGCGTCATCCTGAACGGCCTCGGAAAGGACGCGGCCTACATCATCAGCCGCATCAACGGCTTCACCTACGTCGAAACCGAGTACGACTACTACACCGGTGAACTCAAGATCGTCGAAGAGAAGGCGTTCTCGAACGGCCCGAAGGCGGCGGTCAGGTGCTACGGCGCCGACGACGTCTCCGAAGGCGTCGCCGTGATGATCAAGGAGGGCGTCGACGTCTCCATCACCGGCAACTCGACGAATCCGACCCGTTTCCAGCACCCGGTCGCCGGCACCTACAAGAAGTGGGCGATCGAGAACGGCCGCAAATACTTCAGCGTCGCCTCCGGCGGCGGCACCGGCCGCACGCTGCACCCGGACAACATGGCCGCGGGCCCGGCTTCGTACGGCATGACCGACACGATGGGCCGCATGCACGGCGATGCGCAGTTCGCGGGCTCCTCCAGCGTTCCGGCGCACGTCGAGATGATGGGTCTCATCGGCATGGGCAACAACCCGATGGTCGGCGCCTCCGTCGCCGTCGCGGTTGCGGTCTCCGAAGCGAAGTAAGCTTCGGGATACCCGGAAAAAATTCCCGGTCCGCCATCCGGCAGGGCCGGGATTTTTTTATCCGCCGCTCCGGAACGTCACGCCCAGTAACCGGACTTCCGGCTGTCGTTCAAACGGATCTTCTGCCGGATCAGGTTGACGAGGAACTGCTGCTTCTCCGCATCGAGGCTGCGGCCGATGAACCGGCGCCTGCCGTCCGCCGTCACAATGGCGACGCCTTCGACCTGACGGCCGTTCTGCTGCATACCGGTCGGCTCCACCGCGACCTTCCGGATGTCGGCCAATTCCCAGCGCCGCCGCCGGCCGATGCGGCCGATGCCGGAGAACATCTCCAGCGCCCCATCCCGGAACCGGAGCTCGCTCCGGCCGAAAAGCATCATTGCGATACCGAACAGGAACCCGATTCCGACCAGTTGAAACGGAAGCATGAACAGCTTCGCAAACCACGGGGAATTTCCGGCACACCACACCGCTACAGTCAAGGTGCCGGTGACGCCGCACCAGAACACGGCAAAGAAGCAGAGAATCCAGACCGCATGACTGAAGTAGCGGAAAACGATCCCTTCCCCCGTTCCGTCGTCCGGCAAAACCCGCATGCCGCGCGGCGGCCGGTCCGGGCGGAATCCGGCCCGGACTTCGAAATCGGCGAGCTCGCTGTAACGGTGATTCTTCCCGCACCTGCGGCAGAACGCGACGTCGGTAGAGACGTTGAAATCCTCCACAGGAATCTCTTCTCTGCAATCGGGACAGTAAATCATGCGCATTCCTCCTTCCGCTTTTCCAAACGACGGCCAGCCGGCCGAACGGCGGGAAACCGTTCTCCGGCAAAATCACAAACGAGTGCTTTCACGCGTTTTTCCGCTTCACGATTCAGGAATGCTCCTGACCGCACTCATTCCGATTCGTCCTTCCAGCTGGTGACTTCCGACAATTTGGACAGAATTTCCGCTTCATTCTTAGCGAGCGGGGCCATATTTTTCCCATTTTCCCGCCCGGAATCGTAGAGGCGGCGCTCCATCCATTCGACGGCGGCGGCCAGCCGGACCAGCGGCAGGCCGGCCCCGATGCAGAGCGTTCCGCCGCCCTTCCTCATGCAGCCGATGTGATAGAAACTGCCGTTGCGGCACCGGACGCGCGCCAGCTTGAAAAGCCGGAGCCGGTCGAGCGGCACCTCCTTTTTCCGCAATCCGCGCCGGAAGACAAACGCGCCGGGAATCCGGCGAATCTCGAGGCTGCCGAAGAGCGCCCCCCAGACGGCCCAGGACACCATGACGGCAAACAACAGAAATACGATGTCGGAAATTCCGCCGCTCCGGAAACCGACAATAAAAAACAGCAGGGCGGCCGGAACCGCCGCGACCGCCGGCAAACTCCATGCGGAGAGACTGCTGACGTGCAGGACGGAACCGTCCTCGCGCTCCGTCACGCCCTTCGGCAGCCGTCCTTCCCCCAGGGCGGCCAGCTCGCTGAGCGGACCGATGCTGCCGCAGCCGGGACACCGGACCCGTCCGGTAAGCGTTTTTTGCTTCCGCTCCGGAATTTCCCGCGAACAAAATGGACATTTTATGGCCGGCATCCCGTCTCTCCCGCTAAGAATCACGATTCCCGAACGTCTCACACGAGTAGAAAATACAGGATTTCGCCGCGAATGCAAGCGCGGATGAAAAAAAGATGTTTTTTTCGGTTTTCCGAAGCGGAATCGGATTGAATTTAGCGGAAATTGTGGTAGAATTATGACGGGGACAATCCCGGACATACAATATCAGCCACGAAAGGAGGGTGAATCATGGAAAACAGCAGTTTTCTGACGGGCATCGGCGAGTTTCTGGCCGGCGCGGGCAATCTCTATTTGTTCATCGCCGTGACAGGTTCCGTGATCTTCGCGCTCCAGTTCATCATGACCGTCGCCGGGATTCACTCCGACGTCGAGCTTGACGGCGCCGGTTTCGACGTCGATTCGCACGACATCAGCGACATCCAGGGACTGAACTTCTTCTCGCTGAAAGCGATCGTGGCTTTCGTGACCTTCTTCGGCTGGGGCGGCTACTTCTACGGCCATCTCGGCTGGACCGGGCTGGCCATTGCG
Coding sequences:
- a CDS encoding iron-sulfur cluster assembly scaffold protein, producing MSCPYQCSHEVEQMCRVAKGVKHGPAPIPEEGKWVKSKQISDVSGLTHGVGWCAPQQGACKLTLNVKDGVIQEALVETLGCSGMTHSAAMASEILPGKTILEALNSDLVCDAINVAMRELFKQIVYGRTQTAFSEGGLPIGAGLEDLGKGLRSQVGTMFSTLEKGPRYLEMAEGYVLELGLDENSEIIGYKFVHLGKMMEAIRKGVEPAEAYKANVKSYGRFDEAVKKIDPRKE
- a CDS encoding tetratricopeptide repeat protein; translated protein: MKRFLLIPAVAGLLALSGCSSFDRMRSAAENGEPAAQYELAEYYRSGDPALSVLWMTRAAENGYPKAMVELGKFHLDGFGVQRDRDAALGWWEKAALGKGDLEAAQLLGELLLPDPPPGRAELAVAAYGVLLADPACEERRKFAAKLLDEGGKLRAMLKLADRREELAAVEKRFTRIFRESADCFDLSDPKVLESMDRLSDEFYLLPPLAGKPPAPTEVSGLRPEFAALLGTCDRLDVDELPKLIETARRLPDFPEFLSTVPELIVPMFFGKPELYGGITAGRSFYDFALFGSSMKVSREYDSLSRPFPVLASRTSIQDGEGVFLFGKPGMKPIPADRFCKYGSCELFGVRIEYGPLGEFSTLLADVEKLYGKLTPVEHTFELIRESRPYLVKITVPAYERKGGKLHVLLTDNVKPLKVELLDLIPGTPEFRHWEEYIAMNSVDGVFVWKHQNAEHYLTAADAYERLKLRNYEKKAFVDRIREEYFPGRMLEVVDVRRTGILAGTIVQDMKKIAEGILPVQKEQGK
- a CDS encoding GGGtGRT protein; amino-acid sequence: MSVKFEGYERRIAKIEKALKEYGIESLEAARDLCLSKGVDVDKIVRGVQPIAFENAVWAYTLGAAIALKKGSKNAAEAAENIGLGLQAFCIPGSVADSRQVGIGHGNLAAMLLREETKCFCFLAGHESFAAAEGAIGIAKTANKVRKEPLRVILNGLGKDAAYIISRINGFTYVETEYDYYTGELKIVEEKAFSNGPKAAVRCYGADDVSEGVAVMIKEGVDVSITGNSTNPTRFQHPVAGTYKKWAIENGRKYFSVASGGGTGRTLHPDNMAAGPASYGMTDTMGRMHGDAQFAGSSSVPAHVEMMGLIGMGNNPMVGASVAVAVAVSEAK